DNA sequence from the Pomacea canaliculata isolate SZHN2017 linkage group LG7, ASM307304v1, whole genome shotgun sequence genome:
ACTTATATAACTGCCATATCGTCTAAATTCTTgacaactttctttctttcttccatccttTCAGTATAAGAGATAAGCATGTTACCTGACATTGTGACCTCAGCATAGTCCTATGCCCTTTCACCTGGAGTCTATTGCCCACAATACTGTGTTAGCTAAACACAttgcacaaaatatttcacgATTTCTTCAGAGGGACAAGCGGACAGcagagtggttagagcgcttgcgtccgaactgagaggctTGCTGGTTCCATACCCGAAAACCTCAGCAAGCTAATAaagcttccttgtcattacatCTTTGAAGAGATAGGaggctgacaaaaaaaaaacaaaacaaaaacaaaaacaaaaaaacaaaaaaacaaaaaccccacaaaaaccccaaaccaacaatataaaacaaaacaaacaaatcatctGATGAGAATGATCAACAACACACGAACTgcttgctgaaaataaattttaaaaacccacGAACAGGTCAAAGACCAAGAGCTCAATGGTCAGTTAAAATGGCTGGATAAATTTGATTTCTTCCCAGAAATATATTCAATATTTCTAATGCATTCTAAAATAATAGAATTGTTTTATACTGTTCCCGTCTGCATGAGAAATCagtctttgaaaaaatatttaattgttgCCTTCACAGATTCTGAAGTCTTAGTGGCCACATCTCCGGGATGGCCGTTTAGATGAGTCAGTCCTACACTTCTAACACGCCTGAGTGGCGAACTTTGTGACCCCTTGGGTCTCACCTATTATTAACAGATCTCTTTAACTGTGGTGGGCAGTTGGTATCCATCAGCCGATGAAGgatgaaatgatgacaatgaaccCAGAAAGGTCAGAGGCTTTAATGCGTTTGGATCACGGTAGTCACGTGTCTGGGCTCGTGGTGCCACTTGTTATTCTGCTGTTCCAATGAAAGACCCACGAAGTATAAGTATCTACTGTTGAAATGTAAACAACTACTGTCGAAgtaataaaaaagcaataaaggcgttaaagaaaaaaaaaagagaatggaTTATTACTCTTTGTCCTGTGCTTATCGTGTATTTCATATCGTATTccacaaatgtaaaagaaagggTTCGACTTGTTAGGGTTGTCGACTTTCAGGTAACAGAATATCATGATCTTTATAATATCTAAAAACGTAAGTCAAAGCTAAAGATGTTTTGCTAAAATCGACTAAGTTTTAAGGTAccgaaaaaaaagcaacacgGACAAGAAGGTTCAAAACGATAATGCATCAGATTTTCGAAAGCTTTACAAACAATGAACTCTTTGATAAAAGTTCAAGACAATGATTCTATTTATCGGTGTCAAGAAGACCATGGAGTGAGTGATGCCGAGTCTGGGAGAAATTTTCATTGAGCAACAGTGTTGATACACTCAATATATGAATAAGCCCACACTACTTCGTGCATATCGATAGAAAAGATTGAGGGAAATGTACACAACACGTGTTAAACAAGTAATATTTAGTTTTTTGCCATCttcttccaatttttttctatgttgttacgatattttaaaatttaaacccACAGAagctgacaaaacaaaaaacaaaaacgcagGTGGATTGGACTTCCTAGATtcttgaaatgaaatataaaaactacTGAAAGCTATTCAGATAAAACAAGACGAATAAACTCGGCATCGAAAGCGTTGTCAATGTAAGCCGATCTGTTTTACCTACAAGATCATTTTTAGCATCCGATTACAATGTAATTTCAGCAGTGGCACAGAGTATTTGTAAGGATTGAACTTTTATAATTTAAGTAGTCATGattaaattgtaaatatttttcttatgttgGCATGCTTGACATTTATTGTTGGCTGGTTGTTGGTTTGGGAAAGAGGTGTTTTCGCACTATGAAGGCAGAGGGAGGATAGAGGAAGCCGGAGAAAAACTAGAGGACATGTCTAATACACAGAGAGTatcccgagacaagatctgaactcacAGCCTCTCAGTCGTGACAAATAAGCGAGTGTTTGAACCACTGCACTACCGTGAGCCCCACAACACCATAATATCCTCATCAACATTCTTGATGGAATTTATCTTTGAGGAGTTAGCTAGTCGTTTACCCCGATCTGACACTAAAGACAATAAAGAACGGAGTTTGTGGTCAGTGGTGCATGCAAATGAGAACATGTCAGgtttttgacaatattttgagCACACCGGCGTAAGAGAAAATAGACCCAATAAATAATCTTGAATGAACTCTGGTACTATATCGACGGGGTGACACAAAATCAattgtaatttaacattttcttcctttttctttccagtCTTCATCTTCTCTCATTCCTTTCCTTAcccattttctttcctctcgCTTGCTCGATGTATCGGAGGTTTACATAATTCCACCCCCCCCCTCCACTAACTCTCCCGTCTCCCTGACGAAGTTTCCCtggttcttctttcttctttcttctagtGACAAGTATAACATCGCTGTTTCGTCAAATTCTCTTCCAGGGACTACGTCGTCTGCGATCGCATCTCAGCTGATATACCGTCTTCCAACTGCCCTCCGACCTTTGCACTATGACCTCGAACTTATTCCTGACATCTACCAGGCCAACAGCTCGAACTTCAGCTTCCAGGGCACTGTCAAAATAGAATTCGTATGTAGAAACCAGACGTCTGATGTTATCTTACATGCTGTGGACCTGACTATTGTGGAGCTTGACGTTCAGCTTAGGTCATGGGATCCACAGGACGATCCCAACATCCTTATAAAGGTAAATCATGAGAATAATATCGTAAGAACGAAAAGGACTCTGTTCCGTGGGTTCCCCAAGTTACCatggggaaacgacttactctcgttttataactacggcccctggaTGGTCGCACTGAGCCTCTTCTATAACAAAATCCTTTCCTCACTTCAGTCCTTTCAGATTAGTAAGGAGCGCGAAACTCTTGAACTCCACTTGCTGCGACCTCTACAGGAGAAATATCGCTACCTACTCACAGTTACCTTCCGGGGACAAATCACAGACCTCTTCCGCTCCATGTATTTTTCAAGCTACCAAGAGAATAACCAGACCAAGTAAGAACCATCTTTTTGACATGACAGCCTCGTTCTCATGACATCGTCACCGTTAGTGAAGGACTATTGAAGCAATCTGGAAATGTTGGTATACTGATCcggtgtgtgtaaataaataaataatgaccGCTAGCTTCTCTTCCTCAACTCATTTACACATTTTCTCTTAATTTGCTCTCAACCCTCATCGCTGACtttcatcatcgccatcatcatgtCACTTTTCTTTGACCTGCCAGTATGGCCACCATATATTTTTCGTATGTTATTGGATGTCTCAAGTTCTTTTTCGCGGTTATTCCGTGGGTTTTCATCCCTCGAAAGGTTTCGTTTTAGTCAGACACATATGGCTATGTTTGGTAAATGTTTGACATATAGTCACACAGTTGAAAATAAGTGTCACAAGCGAGTATATTTGCTAGAGCTTTAAGTTCATTATTGAGTTTCAACTTTGACATGGTATTGTATTTTGTGTAGGTATTTTGTCTCCACGATTTTCGTCCCTAACCACGCGAGGCTGGCTTTTCCTTGCTTTGACGAGCCTGCTTTCAAGGCGAGATTCACGCTGACCATCCTGaggaaagaaaacttcatttctATCTCGAACATGCCGAGGAATGACACGCATGAAAGGTGAAAGGggacaaacaaagaacaaacagtTAGATTATACGACTAGGTTCTGTGTCAGCACAAGTGTGAAGACTCCACTACACGATAAATATTGTCAAACGATTGTCCACGTTTGTCAACAAAATTGTCAACGGCAAAGTTTTATGCTATGAGCATAGGTCACACGTTTGGTTTTCAGCACATTTGTCAATAGAATTGTCAATGTTGATGTTTGGTTTTCGCAACATTTGTCAATAGAATTATCGACGGGGACGTTTGGTTTGTCGACCATTTCCTGACAACACCGCTGATGTCCACTTACTTGCTGACTTTCACGGTGTGTCAATTCAACTACAAAGAGGTTAACTCCAGCAGGGGCTACAAGGTAAGGGAATAAAATTATCGAGAAAACAcggtttataaataaaaatctctctTTGAACTAGAACTGATACCTCGATATTAGATATTCTAACCAcacatgtttgtatgtttgtagaaAGTGTCTTTTGAAAACAGTCGCTAGTGCTTAATTTCACAATAGATGAAAGATGATAAATCGCAGTTTTATAAGCGTTAGTTAGGAAAGTGACGTCATGGTGGTCACGTGCAGCTGAGGGCGTGGTCGCGGCCGACAGTATCCTGGAAACGGAGCACGCGCTGGACATGGCGGAGCTGTGATGGACTATTACAACGACTACTTCACTCTGGCCTTCCCTCTCCCAGAACAAGGTCAACATGGCTTCTACTTCATTGTGTGTctgatttttggtttgtttgttttgcccgCCTTCGTCCTTTCGCCCAGGTGGTGAGCGAGGGAATGGATGAGTGAGTAGACAGACGGCTGGGTAGTTTGATTTGAGTAGGTTAGAAGACGTTTATTTGTTCGCGGACATTTTTCTGGCAGCTAAGGTTACTCAGTAAATAGACAAACCCCTCCAAACCCAGATAAATATCTTCAATCACTCATTcattaaaagtaagaaataataacaacaaacacag
Encoded proteins:
- the LOC112567866 gene encoding aminopeptidase Ey-like produces the protein MPARSGWRNCKNKIGKYKKKITAVVSAILIAVAVFFPLKHFNEEYMKQALNVGTTSSAIASQLIYRLPTALRPLHYDLELIPDIYQANSSNFSFQGTVKIEFVCRNQTSDVILHAVDLTIVELDVQLRSWDPQDDPNILIKSFQISKERETLELHLLRPLQEKYRYLLTVTFRGQITDLFRSMYFSSYQENNQTKYFVSTIFVPNHARLAFPCFDEPAFKARFTLTILRKENFISISNMPRNDTHERIIDGDVWFVDHFLTTPLMSTYLLTFTVCQFNYKEVNSSRGYKLRAWSRPTVSWKRSTRWTWRSCDGLLQRLLHSGLPSPRTRIDSTTGIPVRWHGALGSRVLQRELYAAFGRNGEH